The Streptomyces sp. Mut1 genome window below encodes:
- a CDS encoding transcriptional regulator, giving the protein MAARPLVARQPNERLQALIQEAGCSNAGLARRVNMVGTERGLDLRYDKTSVARWLRGQQPRGRAPGIIAEALGRKLGRTVTIDEIGMANGKNLASGVGLQFAPTVIGAIEQVCELWRSDVGRRDFLSGSTVASSALVEPSRDWLITGADPQVARASGSRVGMSDVEAVRATTSALVDLDHRFGSGHVRPVLVHYLNSVVSGLVSGAYRESTGRQLFAAVARLTELAGYMAVDTGQPGLAQRYYIQALRLAQAAGDRAYGGYVLAASMSHLAAQLGNPREIAQLARAAQEGARGRVTPRAEAMFYAAEARGHALLGDGRTCQEVAGRAQAALERAEPDTGDDPDWIAHFDHAYLADELAHCHRDLGQAEAAARRAKESLDGHPESRARRRGIGLALLATAQVQLREVEQACHTGTRAMELLGTVRSSRGAEYLDDLQQRLLPYGDEPAVREFGARLELQAA; this is encoded by the coding sequence ATGGCAGCCAGGCCTCTCGTCGCACGCCAGCCGAACGAACGGCTCCAGGCGCTCATCCAGGAAGCCGGATGCTCCAACGCGGGCCTGGCCCGCCGCGTCAACATGGTCGGGACCGAGCGCGGTCTCGACCTCCGCTACGACAAGACCTCCGTGGCCCGCTGGCTGCGCGGCCAGCAGCCGCGCGGCCGGGCGCCGGGCATCATCGCCGAGGCGCTGGGCCGCAAGCTGGGCCGTACGGTCACGATCGACGAGATCGGCATGGCCAACGGGAAGAACCTGGCCTCGGGCGTCGGCCTCCAGTTCGCCCCGACGGTCATCGGGGCCATCGAGCAGGTCTGCGAGCTGTGGCGCAGCGACGTCGGCCGCCGCGACTTCCTGTCCGGCTCGACGGTCGCCTCGTCCGCGCTGGTGGAGCCCAGCCGCGACTGGCTGATCACGGGCGCGGACCCACAGGTCGCGCGGGCGTCAGGGTCCCGGGTCGGGATGTCGGACGTGGAGGCGGTACGGGCGACGACGTCCGCGCTGGTCGACCTCGACCACCGCTTCGGCAGCGGCCATGTGCGCCCGGTCCTGGTGCACTACCTCAACAGCGTGGTCTCCGGGCTGGTTTCGGGCGCGTACCGCGAATCGACGGGCCGCCAGCTGTTCGCGGCGGTCGCCCGGCTCACCGAACTCGCCGGATACATGGCGGTCGACACGGGCCAGCCGGGTCTGGCCCAGCGCTACTACATCCAGGCCCTGCGCCTCGCCCAGGCGGCCGGCGACCGCGCCTACGGCGGCTATGTGCTGGCCGCCTCGATGAGCCACCTGGCGGCGCAGCTCGGCAATCCGCGCGAGATCGCGCAGCTGGCGCGGGCCGCTCAGGAGGGCGCGCGCGGCCGGGTCACGCCCAGGGCGGAGGCGATGTTCTACGCGGCGGAGGCCCGCGGTCACGCCCTGCTCGGCGACGGGCGCACCTGCCAGGAGGTGGCGGGGCGGGCCCAGGCGGCGCTGGAGCGGGCCGAGCCGGACACCGGGGACGACCCCGACTGGATCGCCCACTTCGACCACGCCTACCTCGCGGACGAACTGGCGCACTGCCACCGGGACCTCGGCCAGGCCGAGGCCGCCGCGCGCCGGGCGAAGGAGTCCCTGGACGGCCACCCGGAGTCCCGGGCCCGCCGCCGGGGCATCGGCCTCGCGCTGCTGGCCACGGCCCAGGTGCAGTTGCGGGAGGTGGAGCAGGCCTGCCACACGGGGACGCGGGCGATGGAGCTGCTGGGCACGGTGCGCTCCAGCCGGGGCGCGGAATATCTGGACGACCTCCAGCAGCGCCTGCTGCCGTACGGGGACGAGCCGGCGGTCCGGGAGTTCGGCGCCCGTCTGGAGCTCCAGGCGGCCTGA
- a CDS encoding ABC transporter substrate-binding protein, producing MTGRRRPPSFRPSRTLTGAVAAGTLLLSGCGALPGGSGDSREPVTVVTWAPGGDSAPEAANMAGMTAMAQAYGRWVNASGGIDGHELRVVTCDEQDTSRGAAACARRAVEEEAVAVLGSYSRHGRSFMAPLEAAGIPYIGGYGASDEEFRSYMAYPLTGGQSALMAGNAEQLSGDCDRVALVRPDTLSGDSQAWLLRTGLTGAGRPAPLDIPAAEGATSYDEEAGRALSDAGTGGGCVTSVLGDRTETFFDSFRRLEPAGARVRVSSVLGSVGQPLIDRTGGRNSPFEGAYVTGWYPAPGDKRWDAMRKVIREHAFGDNRIDPDDTGVQTTWIAYTALKSVVESLHEERVTAGKVTQALVKGLRVDTGGLTPRLRWRYEDTLGSEAYPRIVNSKVTFQVVRDGRLVAARKGFVDVTRTLADASATR from the coding sequence ATGACCGGACGGCGACGCCCCCCTTCCTTCCGCCCTTCCAGAACACTCACCGGTGCGGTGGCGGCGGGGACCCTGCTGCTGTCCGGCTGCGGCGCGCTCCCTGGGGGATCGGGGGACTCCAGGGAGCCCGTCACCGTCGTCACCTGGGCGCCGGGCGGCGACTCGGCCCCGGAGGCGGCGAACATGGCGGGGATGACCGCGATGGCGCAGGCGTACGGCCGCTGGGTCAACGCCTCGGGCGGGATCGACGGGCACGAGCTGCGCGTCGTCACCTGTGACGAACAGGACACCTCGCGCGGCGCGGCGGCCTGTGCGCGCCGGGCCGTCGAGGAGGAGGCCGTCGCGGTCCTCGGTTCCTACAGCCGGCACGGGCGGTCGTTCATGGCCCCGCTGGAGGCCGCCGGAATCCCGTACATCGGCGGCTACGGCGCCTCCGACGAGGAGTTCCGCAGCTACATGGCCTACCCGCTGACCGGCGGCCAGTCCGCGCTCATGGCCGGCAACGCCGAGCAGCTCTCCGGCGACTGCGACCGGGTCGCGCTGGTGCGCCCGGACACGCTGAGCGGCGACAGCCAGGCGTGGCTGCTGCGCACCGGCCTCACCGGGGCCGGCCGGCCCGCCCCGCTCGACATACCGGCGGCCGAGGGCGCCACCTCCTACGACGAGGAGGCCGGGCGGGCGCTGTCGGACGCGGGCACGGGCGGCGGCTGTGTGACGTCGGTGCTCGGCGACCGCACGGAGACGTTCTTCGACTCCTTCCGGCGGCTGGAGCCGGCCGGCGCGCGGGTGCGCGTCTCCTCGGTGCTCGGCAGCGTCGGGCAGCCGCTCATCGACCGCACGGGCGGCCGGAACAGCCCGTTCGAGGGGGCGTACGTCACCGGCTGGTACCCGGCCCCGGGCGACAAGCGGTGGGACGCCATGCGGAAGGTGATCCGCGAGCACGCCTTCGGCGACAACCGGATCGACCCGGACGACACGGGCGTGCAGACCACCTGGATCGCGTACACCGCGCTGAAGTCGGTCGTCGAGTCGCTGCACGAGGAGCGGGTCACCGCCGGGAAGGTCACCCAGGCCCTCGTCAAGGGCCTGCGCGTCGACACCGGCGGCCTCACACCCCGGCTGCGCTGGCGCTACGAGGACACGCTCGGCTCGGAGGCGTACCCGCGCATCGTCAACAGCAAGGTGACCTTCCAGGTCGTGCGCGACGGGCGGCTGGTCGCCGCGAGGAAGGGCTTCGTGGACGTCACCCGGACCCTCGCGGACGCCAGCGCGACCCGCTGA
- a CDS encoding EF-hand domain-containing protein, with translation MDSAEYERKIAFRFAAFDQDGNGYIDRADFNAAAARLLTEFGTTARCDKGQALYSGAEAFWQGMAGIADVDGDQRVTREEFVGGAVKRLRDNPERFAEIARPFLRAALAVAAGPSDDGRASVPSVERALRVLGAGPDAAAFAAQSLDVDRDGGVVEDDAVAALAAYVTVIEPGP, from the coding sequence ATGGACAGCGCAGAGTACGAGCGCAAGATCGCCTTCCGCTTCGCCGCCTTCGACCAGGACGGCAACGGATACATCGATCGCGCGGATTTCAACGCGGCCGCGGCCCGTCTGCTCACCGAGTTCGGTACGACGGCCCGCTGCGACAAGGGGCAGGCGCTCTACAGCGGGGCAGAGGCGTTCTGGCAGGGCATGGCGGGCATCGCCGACGTCGACGGAGACCAGCGCGTCACCCGCGAGGAGTTCGTGGGCGGCGCGGTGAAGCGCCTGCGCGACAACCCGGAGCGGTTCGCGGAGATCGCCCGCCCGTTCCTGCGCGCGGCGCTCGCGGTGGCGGCGGGCCCGTCGGACGACGGCCGCGCGTCCGTACCATCGGTCGAACGGGCCCTCAGGGTCCTGGGCGCCGGCCCCGACGCGGCGGCCTTCGCCGCGCAGAGCCTGGACGTGGACCGGGACGGCGGGGTCGTCGAGGACGACGCGGTGGCCGCGCTCGCGGCGTACGTAACGGTGATCGAACCGGGCCCTTGA
- a CDS encoding class I adenylate-forming enzyme family protein, translated as MNDTAHALSASGTFWELVERRAALTPGRPFLLQDDRVLTFGALRDRAERVAAGLHAAGVRPGTVVAWQLPTRLETVLLSFALTRIGAVQSPVIPFYRDRETGFALRESGAEFFAVPGTWRGFDHTEMAARLAAGLDRPPHVFEAYGALPDGDPESLPAPPSDGSAVRWIYWTSGTTSDPKGVLHTDRSLIAAGACLAHALRLSAADVGSIAFPFAHVGGPDYAVMLLLYGLPAVLFEHFAMPGALAGYRRHGVTVAGGSTAFYSMLLAAQREAAGARGAPEAPGAPIVPTLRLLAGGGAPKPPELYHAVVREMGVQLTHGYGMTEVPMITMGAPDDTAEHLAGTEGLPPPGMEIRITDASGAVVPCGVDGEVRLRGEAVCRGYLDPRATAEAFDAEGFLVTGDLGHLLPSGHLVLTGRLKDVIIRKGENISAKEIEDLLAAHPSVGDAAVIGLPDAERGERVCAVVVPRGGAAPPLGLPDLTAYLRGAGLAVHKLPEQLELVSELPRNGALRKVLKYRLRERFGGRG; from the coding sequence GTGAACGACACCGCACACGCCCTGAGCGCCTCGGGGACCTTCTGGGAGCTGGTCGAGCGCCGGGCCGCGCTGACGCCCGGCCGGCCCTTCCTGCTCCAGGACGACCGCGTCCTCACCTTCGGCGCCCTGCGCGATCGCGCCGAGCGCGTCGCGGCCGGGCTGCACGCGGCGGGCGTCCGCCCCGGCACCGTCGTCGCCTGGCAGCTGCCCACCCGCCTCGAAACGGTTCTCCTGTCCTTCGCGCTGACCCGGATCGGCGCCGTCCAGAGCCCCGTCATCCCCTTCTACCGCGACCGCGAGACGGGGTTCGCGCTGCGGGAGTCCGGGGCGGAGTTCTTCGCGGTCCCGGGCACGTGGCGAGGGTTCGACCACACGGAGATGGCCGCCCGGCTCGCGGCCGGCCTCGACCGCCCGCCCCACGTCTTCGAGGCGTACGGGGCGCTGCCCGACGGCGACCCCGAGTCACTGCCGGCGCCGCCGTCCGACGGGAGCGCCGTCCGCTGGATCTACTGGACCTCGGGCACCACGTCCGACCCCAAGGGCGTCCTCCACACCGACCGCAGCCTCATCGCGGCCGGCGCCTGCCTCGCCCACGCGTTGCGGCTGTCCGCCGCCGACGTGGGGTCGATCGCCTTCCCGTTCGCCCATGTCGGCGGGCCCGACTACGCGGTCATGCTCCTCCTGTACGGGCTCCCCGCGGTGCTCTTCGAGCACTTCGCGATGCCGGGGGCCCTGGCGGGGTACCGGCGGCACGGGGTGACGGTCGCGGGGGGTTCGACGGCGTTCTACTCGATGCTGCTCGCCGCACAACGGGAGGCGGCGGGGGCGCGGGGGGCGCCGGAGGCGCCTGGGGCGCCGATTGTGCCTACCCTGCGGCTCCTCGCGGGCGGGGGCGCGCCCAAGCCGCCCGAGCTGTACCACGCGGTCGTCCGCGAGATGGGCGTCCAGCTGACCCACGGCTACGGCATGACCGAGGTCCCCATGATCACCATGGGCGCGCCCGACGACACGGCGGAACACCTCGCCGGCACGGAGGGGCTGCCGCCCCCGGGCATGGAGATCCGGATCACCGACGCGTCCGGTGCGGTGGTGCCGTGCGGGGTGGACGGGGAGGTGCGGTTGCGGGGCGAGGCGGTCTGCCGGGGGTACCTCGACCCGCGCGCCACGGCCGAGGCGTTCGACGCGGAGGGGTTCCTCGTCACCGGCGACCTCGGACACCTGCTGCCCAGCGGGCACCTCGTCCTCACGGGGCGGCTCAAGGACGTCATCATCCGCAAGGGCGAGAACATCTCGGCGAAGGAGATCGAGGACCTGCTCGCGGCGCACCCGTCGGTGGGCGACGCGGCGGTCATCGGACTGCCGGACGCGGAGCGGGGCGAGCGGGTGTGCGCGGTCGTGGTCCCACGCGGGGGCGCCGCGCCGCCCCTCGGCCTCCCCGACCTGACGGCGTACCTGCGGGGGGCGGGGCTCGCGGTCCACAAGCTGCCGGAGCAGCTGGAACTGGTGTCCGAGCTGCCACGGAACGGGGCGTTACGGAAGGTACTGAAGTACCGGCTGCGGGAGCGGTTCGGGGGGCGGGGGTGA
- a CDS encoding amidohydrolase family protein, protein MTELPRIVSVDDHVIEPPHLFSTWLPARYRERGPQPLTAGIGELAYVGGKYVITMDPDGPPTDWWIYEDLKFPYKRNIAAVGFDRDDMTLEGITRAEMRRGCWDPVERLKDMDLNHVEASLCFPTFPRFCGQTFAEAHDKEVALACVRAYNDWMVEEWCGDSGGRLIPLCVIPLWDIGLAVAEIRRNAARGVRAVTFSEIPTHLGLPSIHTGYWDPFFAVCEETGTVVNMHIGSSSQMPAASPDAPPAVQASLSFNNAMASMMDFLFSGVLVRFPRLKLAYSEGQMGWIPYALERADDVWEEHRAWGGVRDLIPEPPSTYYYRQIFCCFFRDKHGVASLDVVGRDNATFETDYPHVDSTFPHTKEVALDHVKGLDEETVYKLMRGNAIRMLGLDLDR, encoded by the coding sequence ATGACGGAACTGCCTCGGATCGTCAGCGTCGACGACCATGTGATCGAGCCGCCGCACCTGTTCTCGACGTGGCTGCCCGCCCGGTACCGCGAGCGCGGACCGCAGCCGCTGACGGCGGGCATCGGGGAGCTGGCGTACGTCGGCGGCAAGTACGTCATCACGATGGACCCGGACGGCCCGCCGACCGACTGGTGGATCTACGAGGACCTCAAGTTCCCGTACAAGCGGAACATCGCGGCCGTGGGCTTCGACCGGGACGACATGACGCTGGAGGGGATCACCAGGGCCGAGATGCGGCGCGGCTGCTGGGACCCGGTGGAGCGGCTGAAGGACATGGACCTCAACCATGTCGAGGCGAGCCTCTGCTTCCCCACGTTCCCGCGTTTCTGCGGGCAGACCTTCGCCGAGGCGCACGACAAGGAGGTCGCGCTGGCGTGTGTGCGCGCGTACAACGACTGGATGGTCGAGGAGTGGTGCGGGGACAGCGGCGGCAGGCTGATCCCGCTGTGCGTCATCCCGCTCTGGGACATCGGCCTCGCGGTCGCGGAGATCAGGCGGAACGCGGCGCGCGGGGTGCGGGCGGTGACGTTCTCGGAGATCCCGACCCACCTCGGACTGCCGTCGATCCACACCGGGTACTGGGACCCGTTCTTCGCGGTGTGCGAGGAGACCGGCACGGTCGTGAACATGCACATCGGGTCCAGCTCGCAGATGCCCGCCGCGTCGCCCGACGCCCCGCCCGCCGTGCAGGCGTCGCTCTCGTTCAACAACGCGATGGCCTCGATGATGGACTTCCTGTTCAGCGGGGTCCTGGTGAGGTTCCCCCGGCTCAAGCTCGCGTACAGCGAGGGCCAGATGGGCTGGATCCCGTACGCCCTGGAGCGCGCCGACGACGTGTGGGAGGAGCACCGGGCGTGGGGCGGGGTGCGCGACCTGATTCCGGAGCCGCCGTCGACGTACTACTACCGGCAGATCTTCTGCTGCTTCTTCCGCGACAAGCACGGCGTCGCCTCGCTCGACGTCGTCGGCCGGGACAACGCCACCTTCGAGACGGACTACCCGCACGTCGACTCGACCTTCCCGCACACCAAGGAGGTCGCCCTCGACCACGTCAAGGGACTGGACGAGGAGACCGTCTACAAACTGATGCGCGGAAACGCGATCCGGATGCTCGGCCTGGACCTCGACAGGTAG
- a CDS encoding RNA polymerase sigma factor produces the protein MAKNAPPRWDRKMQQRLSRGEAAALGEIYDRFASLVHSQANRMLNDEDAADLVTREVFGHVWENPDAYDPKQGSMRSWLAHLTLRASVRRLRDRGDADADEPDDPDELEERVRRATAAARADYIVASMPAPLRAALELAYVQRRDYRQTATDLGVTEDEARRRLRLGLQLLSTAHTRPLEGAPPPGYGRAL, from the coding sequence ATGGCCAAAAACGCACCACCCCGCTGGGACCGCAAGATGCAGCAGCGGCTGTCCCGCGGTGAGGCGGCCGCGCTCGGCGAGATCTACGACCGGTTCGCCTCCCTCGTCCACAGCCAGGCCAACCGGATGCTGAACGACGAGGACGCGGCGGACCTGGTCACCCGCGAGGTCTTCGGCCATGTCTGGGAGAACCCGGACGCCTACGACCCCAAGCAGGGCTCCATGCGGTCCTGGCTGGCCCACCTCACGCTCCGCGCGTCCGTCCGGCGGCTGCGGGACCGGGGCGACGCCGACGCGGACGAGCCCGATGATCCGGACGAGCTGGAGGAGCGGGTGCGCCGGGCCACCGCCGCGGCCCGCGCCGACTACATCGTGGCCTCCATGCCCGCCCCGCTGCGGGCCGCGCTGGAGCTGGCGTACGTCCAGCGCCGCGACTACCGGCAGACCGCGACGGACCTCGGCGTCACCGAGGACGAGGCGCGGCGCCGGCTGCGGCTCGGGCTGCAACTGCTGTCCACCGCCCATACCCGGCCGCTGGAGGGCGCCCCGCCGCCCGGATACGGGCGGGCCCTGTGA
- a CDS encoding acyl-CoA dehydrogenase, producing MDLAYTQEEREFRARLREWLAAVLPGLPPRPDPADWPGRRAYDAGWQRLLYDAGYAGLHWPADAGGRGATPTQHLIFLEETERAGAPYVGANFVGLLHAGPTIAAEGSPEQRARWLPPVLRGDEMWCQGFSEPGAGSDLAALRTRAVRDGDAYVVSGQKIWTSHAEVADWCELLVRTDAAAPKHRGISWLAMRMDAPGVTVRPLRTLAGSTEFAEVFLDEVRVPLAHRVGAENDGWRVTMVTLSFERGTAFVGEVVACRRTLDALAAEARRTGRWDDPVLRRRLGRLAAEFQALWRLTQWNVSEAQRSGGVPGAGGSVFKLRYSHARQELYEAAAEVLGAGDALDLDREWVRDRLSSLSYTIAAGTSQIQRNIVAERILGLPKGR from the coding sequence ATGGACCTCGCGTACACGCAGGAGGAGCGGGAGTTCCGGGCGCGGCTGCGGGAGTGGCTGGCCGCCGTGCTGCCCGGCCTGCCGCCGAGGCCGGACCCCGCCGACTGGCCGGGCCGCCGGGCCTACGACGCCGGCTGGCAGCGGCTGCTGTACGACGCCGGGTACGCGGGGCTGCACTGGCCGGCCGACGCGGGCGGCCGGGGCGCCACCCCCACCCAGCACCTGATCTTCCTGGAGGAGACGGAACGGGCCGGTGCGCCCTACGTGGGGGCGAACTTCGTCGGGCTGCTGCACGCGGGCCCCACCATCGCCGCCGAGGGCAGCCCGGAGCAGCGCGCCCGCTGGCTGCCGCCGGTCCTGCGCGGCGACGAGATGTGGTGCCAGGGCTTCAGCGAGCCGGGCGCCGGATCGGACCTGGCCGCGCTGCGCACCCGGGCGGTGCGCGACGGCGACGCCTACGTGGTCAGCGGGCAGAAGATCTGGACCTCGCACGCGGAGGTCGCCGACTGGTGCGAACTGCTCGTACGGACGGACGCGGCGGCCCCGAAGCACCGGGGGATCAGCTGGCTGGCGATGCGGATGGACGCCCCCGGCGTCACCGTCCGGCCGCTGCGCACGCTCGCCGGGTCGACGGAGTTCGCGGAGGTGTTCCTCGACGAGGTGCGGGTGCCGCTCGCGCACCGGGTGGGCGCCGAGAACGACGGCTGGCGGGTCACCATGGTCACGCTCTCCTTCGAGCGCGGCACGGCCTTCGTCGGCGAGGTCGTCGCCTGCCGCCGCACCCTGGACGCGCTGGCCGCCGAGGCCCGGCGCACCGGGCGCTGGGACGATCCGGTGCTGCGCCGCAGGCTGGGCCGGCTCGCCGCCGAGTTCCAGGCGCTGTGGCGGCTCACCCAGTGGAACGTGAGCGAGGCCCAGCGGTCCGGCGGTGTCCCGGGGGCCGGCGGCTCGGTCTTCAAACTGCGCTACTCGCACGCCCGCCAGGAGCTGTACGAGGCGGCGGCCGAGGTGCTGGGCGCGGGTGACGCCCTCGATCTGGACCGGGAGTGGGTGCGCGACCGGCTCTCCTCGCTCTCGTACACCATCGCGGCCGGCACCTCGCAGATTCAGCGCAACAT
- a CDS encoding STAS domain-containing protein has protein sequence MTLKVSETEQDGWTVLHISGELDLLTSPTVRQSVHDVVAVGRHDVVLDLSGVQFCDSSGVGVLIALRRLMRSCGGRLRLILPARGAEEGSHVNRVLAALGVRRLFEVYPDWDAAVDEEAEPLTA, from the coding sequence GTGACCCTGAAAGTCTCGGAGACCGAGCAGGACGGGTGGACCGTGCTGCACATATCCGGTGAGCTGGACCTCCTGACCTCACCCACCGTGCGTCAGTCCGTGCACGACGTGGTCGCCGTGGGCCGCCACGACGTCGTGCTCGACCTCTCGGGGGTCCAGTTCTGCGACTCCAGCGGCGTCGGCGTGCTCATCGCGCTGCGCCGCCTGATGCGTTCCTGCGGGGGCCGGCTGCGGCTGATCCTGCCCGCCCGGGGCGCGGAGGAGGGCTCCCACGTCAACCGCGTGCTCGCCGCGCTCGGCGTGCGCCGGCTGTTCGAGGTCTACCCCGACTGGGACGCCGCCGTCGACGAGGAGGCCGAACCGCTCACGGCCTGA
- the purU gene encoding formyltetrahydrofolate deformylase: MTAPQPADTVPEQYVLTLSCPDKQGIVHAVSSYLFMTGCNIEDSQQFGDHDTGLFFMRVHFSAGNPVTVDKLRASFAAIGDSFAMDWQIHRSSERMRIVLMVSKFGHCLNDLLFRSRTGALPVEIAAVVSNHPDFAELVASYDVPFRHIPVTRDNKAQAEAELLELVREENVELVVLARYMQVLSDDLCKQLSGRIINIHHSFLPSFKGAKPYHQAHARGVKLIGATAHYVTADLDEGPIIEQEVERVGHGVTPDQLVAIGRDVECQALARAVKWHAERRILLNGRRTVVFA, from the coding sequence ATGACCGCGCCGCAGCCTGCTGACACCGTCCCCGAGCAGTACGTCCTGACCCTGTCCTGCCCCGACAAACAGGGCATCGTGCACGCCGTGTCGAGCTATCTCTTCATGACCGGCTGCAACATCGAGGACAGTCAGCAGTTCGGGGACCACGACACGGGTCTGTTCTTCATGCGCGTCCACTTCTCGGCGGGCAACCCGGTCACCGTCGACAAGCTGCGGGCGAGCTTCGCCGCGATCGGCGACTCCTTCGCCATGGACTGGCAGATCCACCGGTCCTCGGAGCGGATGCGGATCGTGCTGATGGTCAGCAAGTTCGGCCACTGCCTCAACGACCTGCTCTTCCGCTCCCGGACCGGTGCCCTGCCGGTCGAGATCGCCGCCGTCGTCTCCAACCACCCCGACTTCGCCGAGCTGGTCGCCTCGTACGACGTGCCCTTCCGGCACATCCCGGTGACCCGGGACAACAAGGCGCAGGCCGAGGCCGAGCTGCTGGAGCTGGTCCGCGAGGAGAACGTCGAGCTGGTCGTCCTGGCCCGCTACATGCAGGTCCTCTCGGACGACCTGTGCAAGCAGCTGAGCGGCCGGATCATCAACATCCACCACTCGTTCCTGCCGAGCTTCAAGGGCGCCAAGCCCTACCACCAGGCGCACGCGCGCGGTGTGAAGCTCATCGGCGCCACCGCGCACTACGTGACGGCCGACCTGGACGAGGGGCCGATCATCGAGCAGGAGGTCGAGCGCGTCGGCCACGGCGTGACACCGGACCAGCTCGTCGCCATCGGCCGCGACGTGGAGTGCCAGGCGCTGGCGCGCGCGGTGAAGTGGCACGCGGAACGCCGCATCCTCCTCAACGGCCGCCGCACGGTGGTCTTCGCGTAA
- a CDS encoding SCO4402 family protein has translation MGGMPLNDLPWWRWRSNVRSALHMLSDPVFHHECWLAGREGYGDVTDAVYRLVEDTWLDNWSAEKYVGTIFRDPGEAALVDAAVLRVLRIMHQVGADAPVSAYLEHHGWPEAVRAAREAHVLLATNDGEDPDVPPHSLDVLRIMTRTA, from the coding sequence ATGGGCGGCATGCCGCTCAACGACCTTCCGTGGTGGCGCTGGCGCAGCAACGTGCGCTCGGCGCTGCACATGCTCTCCGACCCCGTCTTCCACCACGAGTGCTGGCTGGCCGGCCGGGAGGGATACGGCGACGTCACCGACGCCGTGTACCGCCTGGTCGAGGACACCTGGCTCGACAACTGGTCCGCCGAGAAGTACGTCGGCACCATATTCAGGGACCCCGGCGAGGCCGCCCTCGTCGACGCCGCCGTGCTGCGGGTGCTGCGCATCATGCACCAGGTCGGCGCGGACGCCCCCGTCTCCGCCTACCTGGAGCACCACGGCTGGCCGGAGGCGGTCAGGGCCGCCCGCGAGGCCCATGTGCTGCTCGCCACGAACGACGGCGAGGACCCCGACGTACCGCCGCACTCCCTGGACGTGCTCCGCATCATGACCAGGACCGCCTGA
- a CDS encoding zf-HC2 domain-containing protein has product MSGGIDDRDEGGREEEVRGARRIPGPRAPADDFAELSRPPAPKPGPEPVSEREPVSEPVPGLVSEPSGDGADGPVEPPAPLPHRVLQALLGAWALAACSAEETEAVEAHLTECAPCADEALRLRDAVGLLHTDRPLDLDPLLRSRVLESCLSRRPARIPVPDWATPYDAETARLDALLRDIGGSEWHAPVRLKWFEGERGVQRRTTVAGVIGHLMTVDGLVSAALGLDDPLAGSRPRGGEGVPLAPTPRTESYWARAPIPPTRAVREPWREQSHTLIRTVSFAGRDVSELSVSYGDFALPLQDALLDRAFECWVHAGDIAQAVDYPYEPPSAGHLHRMIDLAVRMLPAALAGRRRSGLAGPARQLVAAGSPGRSLHLEIEGSGGGDWYVALDSPAALGSPDHTVAQVALDGVEFCRLVAGHVPPVEAAAGQHGDRDAIQDVLFAAASLSRL; this is encoded by the coding sequence GTGAGCGGCGGCATTGATGACCGGGACGAGGGCGGGCGCGAGGAGGAGGTGCGGGGCGCCCGGCGCATACCGGGGCCACGGGCCCCCGCGGACGACTTCGCCGAGCTGAGCCGCCCGCCGGCGCCGAAGCCCGGTCCCGAGCCCGTATCGGAGCGTGAGCCTGTGTCGGAGCCGGTGCCAGGGCTTGTGTCCGAGCCGTCGGGGGACGGGGCCGATGGCCCGGTCGAGCCGCCGGCCCCGCTGCCGCACCGCGTGCTTCAGGCGCTGCTCGGGGCCTGGGCGCTGGCCGCGTGTTCGGCGGAGGAGACCGAGGCCGTCGAGGCGCACCTCACGGAGTGCGCGCCCTGTGCGGACGAGGCGCTGCGGCTGCGGGACGCGGTCGGGCTGCTGCACACGGACCGGCCCCTGGATCTCGACCCGCTGCTCAGGTCGCGGGTGCTGGAGAGCTGTCTGAGCCGGCGGCCCGCCAGGATCCCGGTGCCGGACTGGGCCACCCCGTACGACGCGGAGACGGCGCGGCTGGACGCGCTGCTGCGGGACATCGGGGGCTCGGAGTGGCACGCGCCGGTGCGGCTGAAGTGGTTCGAGGGCGAGCGCGGGGTGCAGCGCAGGACGACGGTCGCCGGGGTGATCGGGCACCTGATGACCGTGGACGGCCTGGTCAGCGCGGCGCTCGGGCTGGACGACCCGCTGGCCGGGAGCCGCCCGCGCGGGGGTGAGGGGGTGCCGCTCGCGCCGACACCGCGCACCGAGTCGTACTGGGCCCGTGCCCCCATCCCGCCCACCCGCGCGGTGCGCGAGCCGTGGCGCGAGCAGAGCCACACCCTGATCCGGACGGTGTCCTTCGCGGGGCGCGACGTCTCGGAGCTGTCCGTGTCGTACGGGGACTTCGCGCTGCCGTTGCAGGACGCCCTGCTGGACCGGGCCTTCGAGTGCTGGGTGCACGCGGGGGACATCGCGCAGGCGGTGGACTATCCGTACGAGCCGCCGTCCGCCGGACATCTGCACCGGATGATCGACCTCGCGGTCCGGATGCTGCCCGCCGCGCTGGCGGGGCGGCGGCGGTCGGGGCTCGCGGGGCCGGCCCGTCAGTTGGTGGCGGCGGGGTCCCCGGGGCGCTCGCTGCATCTGGAGATCGAGGGCTCGGGCGGCGGCGACTGGTACGTCGCGCTGGACTCCCCCGCCGCCCTCGGCTCCCCGGACCACACGGTGGCGCAGGTCGCGCTGGACGGGGTGGAGTTCTGCCGGCTGGTGGCCGGGCACGTGCCGCCCGTGGAGGCGGCGGCCGGCCAGCACGGGGACCGCGACGCGATCCAGGACGTGCTGTTCGCGGCCGCCTCGCTCAGCCGGCTGTGA